The following DNA comes from Mycobacteroides immunogenum.
GCTCCTGGCGAAGCTGAACCTGGGCTTGAGGGTGTCTCACTGCCGGAAATCGTTGCCGGGGTGCTCGGCGACTGGTTCTTCTTCTCGCTCGCCTGCAACAGAATGAGCGCGGCGATGATGATCGCGAAGATCCCCAACACGGCCGCCGCCCACATCAGGGCCTTCTGACCCGGTGAGAAGGTGCCGCGCCTGGGCGGGGGTGGCCGGTGCGAGCCCGTGGGTTGACGGGTCCGCGAGGTAGGTGGAGCCACCCGGCTGGGCGCCCCCACGGCGGGCCGGACCTGAGTGGCGGGCGGGATGGCGGCCGGCGTGGCCCGGCTGATGGTGGGCGCCTGATTGGGTCGCGGCGGGCGCCGTCCGGCACGCACGGCGGCCACCGCGTCGGCGAACGGGCCGCCGCTGGTGTACCGGTTCTGCGGGTTTTTCACGAGGGTGATCTCGATGAGCTCGCGCACGTTCGGTGGCAGATCAGAGGGCAGCGGCGACGGTGTTTCCTTGATGTGTTTCATCGCGACCGTCAGCGCGCCGTCGCCGGAGAACGGACGCTTACCCGAAACGGCCTCGTAGCCAACGACTCCCAATGAGTAGACGTCGCTGGCGGGGGTGGCGTCGTGGCCCAGCGCCTGTTCGGGGGCGATGTACTGGGCGGTGCCCATCACCATGCCGGTCTGCGTGACCGGGGCGGCATCAACAGCCTTGGCGATGCCGAAGTCGGTGAGCTTCACCTGGCCGGTGGGCGTGATCAGTATGTTGCCCGGTTTGACGTCACGGTGCACCAGACCTGCCGCGTGGGCGATCTGCAAGGCGCGGCCGGTCTGTTCCAGCATGTCCAGGGAGTGGCGCAGCGACAACCGCCCGGTGCGTTTGAGCACCGAGTTCAGCGGCTCGCCATGGATCAGTTCCATCACCAGATAGGCCGTGCGGCCCTCGCTGTCGATATCGGTTTCACCGTAGTCATAGACGCTGGCGATCCCGGGGTGGTTGAGCATCGCGACCGTGCGTGCCTCGGCGCGGAACCGCTCGATGAACTCGGGATCCGAGGAGAACTCTGCCTTGAGTACCTTCACGGCTACCTTGCGGCCCAGGCGGCTGTCGGTGCCCTCCCAGACCTGGCCCATACCGCCGGTGGCGATGAGTCGCTGCAACCGGTAGCGACCCGAGAGCGTTTCTCCGACACGAACTGTCATGAGGCCCCCTGTAGTGCTGCGGCGATAACCTGCCGCCCGATGGGTGCGGCGACGGAGCCGCCGGTGGCCGCCAGGGCGCGGTCGCCGCCGTCTTCGACGAGGACTGCGATGGCCACCTTGGGGGTGACCGCCGTGGTCTGAGGATCCGTTGTGGTGCCCTGAGCCGGCGCGAACGCGATGTACCACGCGTGCGGCGGGGTGTTGCGTGGATCGGTGCCGTGCTCGGCAGTGCCGGTCTTGGAAGCGATCTGTACGCCGGGGAGGGCACCCGTCTGTGCGGTGCGCTGTTCTGAGGCAATCATCAGTTCGGTCAATGTGTTCGCGATAGCGGGAGTTACGGCTTGGCCTATGTCATCCGGGGTGGTGGTGGACAAATTCGAAAGGTCTGGGCCCTTAAGGCTATCGACCAGGTGCGGCTGCATCAGCACGCCCTTGTTGGCGACGGCCGCGGCAACCATCGCGTTCTGCAGCGGGGTCATGGCGACATCCTTTTGCCCGATGCTCGACATGGCGACGGCGGCGTCGTCGGACATGGGGCCGACGGTGGAAGTTGCCACCTGGAGCGGGATGGAGTCCAGCTCGCGGTCCAGACCGAACGCCTGCGCGGCCTTGACCAGCTTGTCGCGCTTGAGTTGTTCGGCGCCGAGCTTGGCGAAGGCGGTGTTGCAGGAGCGCGCGAATGCCTCCTTCAACGAGGTGGTGTCACCGCCGCCGCAGGAGGCCCGGTTGTAGTTTTCCAAGGTTGCGTTGCTCCCCGGAAGGAAGATCGTCGGAGACGCGGTCACCTCGGTGTTGACGGTCTTACCGTCGGCCAATGCCGCCGCGGTGGTGATCACCTTGAAGGTCGATCCCGGCGGGTAGGTCTGCGCGATCGCACGGTTGAGCATCGGCTGCGCCGGATCCTCCGTCAGCTGCTTCCAGGCCCCGTTCTCCTTCTCCGGGTCCTGACTGGCGAGCAGGTTGGGATCGTAGGAGGGCGTGGAGACCATCGCCAGGATCTTGCCGGTGGATGGCTCCAGGGCCACCACGGCCCCACGGCAGCCGTTCTTGCAGCCCCGGTGCATGGCGTCGTACGCGGCCTGTTGCACGTCGGGCCGGATGGTCGTCACGACGCTGCCACCGCGTGGGTCACGCCCGGTGAAGAAGTCCGCGAGGCGCCGTCCGAAGAGGCGCGGGTCCGAGCCGTTGAGCACGGTGTCCTCGGCGCGCTCCAGGCCGGTGCTTGAGTAGTTGAGCGAATAGAACCCGGTCACCGGGGCGTACACCTCAGGGTCCGCGTACTCCCGCAGAAAGCGGAAGCGGCTGTCGGTGGCCACCGAGGAGGCCAGCAGCTGTCCACTGGCCGAGATCTGGCCCCGTTGGCGCGAGTACTCGTCGAGCAGGATGCGCTGATTGCGGGGATCGGCGCGCAGGCCCGACGCCGTGAACACCTGGGTGATGGTGGCATTGGCCAGCAGCAGGACGACCAGGCCCATGACAGCCAGCGACACTCGACGGATCGACGTGTTCATACGCGGTCGATCAGTTCGGTGCGGGCGTCGGCCAGCGGCGCGGCGGGTGATGAGGGGGCATGCGGGCTCAGCGGCCGGCGAGCGATGTGTGAGATGCGCAGCAGGATGGCCAGGAGGACGTAGTTGGCGACGAGCGAGGAGCCTCCGTAGGACATCCACGGAGTGGTGAGCCCCGTCTGCGGGATGAGCTTGGTGACGCCGCCCACCACGATGAACAACTGCATGGCCAGCGCGGCCGACAGTCCCACCGCAAGCAGCTTTCCAAAGCTATCGCGCACCGCGAGTGCCGTCCGGAACCCGCGGATGATCACGATCGTGTACAGCATGAGCACCCCGGCCAAGCCGACCAGGCCGAGCTCCTCGCCGATCGCCGCGATGATGAAATCCGTTGAGGCAGCAGGGACTGTGCCTGGCTGGCCATTACCCAGGCCGGTGCCGAAGATGCCCCCGGTGGCGAAGCTGAACAGCGATTGCACCATCTGGTAACCGGCACCGTCGGGATCGGTGAACGGATCCCACCAGTTCTGCACGCGCACCCGCACATGCCCGAACAGGAAGTAGGCGATCACGCTGCCAGCCGTGAAGAGTGCCAAACCGATGAGCACCCAACTGATTCGGGCGGTTGCTACGTAGAGCACGATGAGAAACGACGAATAGAACAGCAGCGACGCGCCCAGGTCCTTCTCAAAGACCATGACGCCCACCGAGATTCCCCAGATGGCGAGCAAGGGCCCGAGATCGCGTGGCCGGGGTAGTTCGATGCCCAGGTAGTTGCGGCCGGCGGTGCGAAACAGCGTGCGCTTGGTCATTAGGAACGCCGCGAAGAAGATCAGCAGCAGAATCTTGGCTGCCTCGGCGGGCTGAATTGACAAGAACGGCAACTCAATCCAGATCTTGGCGCCGTACTGCTCGGACATTGAAGTGGGCAGTAGCGCGGGGATGGCCAGCAGCACGCAGCCGACGATGCCGAAGGTGTACCCGTATCGGGCCAGCACGCGATGATCTTTGAGAGTGGCGAGCACGGCGGCCAGCGCGATGAGACCGACCATGGTCCACAGCATCTGCTGTGTGGCGTTGTTGTCCCCGACCTGATCGGTGTTGCCGTCGTTGTAGGCGTGTACCAGGTCCAGCCGGTGAATCATTACCAGGCCGAGGCCGTTGAGCAGCGCGACGCACGGCAGCAGCAGCGGATCCGCGTACGGTGCCCAGCGGCGGACCGCCATGTGCGCCAAGGCAAAAAGTGCGAGGTAGGCAAAGCCGTAACCGAGTAAGTCCCAGGACAGCCCGCGTTCGAGATTGGCCTCGACAAGGACCAGGGCGGTGGTGGTGATGGCGGCAGCGAAGCCGAGGAGCCCCAACTCCGCGCTGCGTCGTGTTGATTGAGTGGGCGGCGCCGCAACGGCTCCGCTGCCCCTTCCACTGGGTCCTACCGCGGTTTGGGGCGCCGTCGTCATGACACGGTCCGGCAGGTGACACCCGGCTCTTGTGGCGGCGACGGCAGCGGGGCCGGCGCAGGAGTGGATGTTGTGGTCGGCGTGGTGCTGGCGCCTGGAGTGCTCGGGGTCGTCGACGTCGTCGGCGATGGCTTTGCGGTGACGGTGCTCGGGCTGGCCGATGTGGTGGTCGGAGTGCGCCCCGCGGTGGCCGGAGCGGGCGGCGGCGTCCTGGGCGCGGGCGGCGGGCACGGCGGCAGCGCATTCTTGCTGAGCTGGCGCAGCTGACTGATGGCCTCATCGAGAGTGCCGCCCGGCAGGCCGGTTTCCACCTGCTGGCGCTCGGATGGCCGCAGGTCCGAAACCTTCAGGTACTTGC
Coding sequences within:
- a CDS encoding serine/threonine-protein kinase; this translates as MTVRVGETLSGRYRLQRLIATGGMGQVWEGTDSRLGRKVAVKVLKAEFSSDPEFIERFRAEARTVAMLNHPGIASVYDYGETDIDSEGRTAYLVMELIHGEPLNSVLKRTGRLSLRHSLDMLEQTGRALQIAHAAGLVHRDVKPGNILITPTGQVKLTDFGIAKAVDAAPVTQTGMVMGTAQYIAPEQALGHDATPASDVYSLGVVGYEAVSGKRPFSGDGALTVAMKHIKETPSPLPSDLPPNVRELIEITLVKNPQNRYTSGGPFADAVAAVRAGRRPPRPNQAPTISRATPAAIPPATQVRPAVGAPSRVAPPTSRTRQPTGSHRPPPPRRGTFSPGQKALMWAAAVLGIFAIIIAALILLQASEKKNQSPSTPATISGSETPSSPGSASPGALAPANIVALLPDDQPDSIPGTKSP
- the pbpA gene encoding D,D-transpeptidase PbpA → MNTSIRRVSLAVMGLVVLLLANATITQVFTASGLRADPRNQRILLDEYSRQRGQISASGQLLASSVATDSRFRFLREYADPEVYAPVTGFYSLNYSSTGLERAEDTVLNGSDPRLFGRRLADFFTGRDPRGGSVVTTIRPDVQQAAYDAMHRGCKNGCRGAVVALEPSTGKILAMVSTPSYDPNLLASQDPEKENGAWKQLTEDPAQPMLNRAIAQTYPPGSTFKVITTAAALADGKTVNTEVTASPTIFLPGSNATLENYNRASCGGGDTTSLKEAFARSCNTAFAKLGAEQLKRDKLVKAAQAFGLDRELDSIPLQVATSTVGPMSDDAAVAMSSIGQKDVAMTPLQNAMVAAAVANKGVLMQPHLVDSLKGPDLSNLSTTTPDDIGQAVTPAIANTLTELMIASEQRTAQTGALPGVQIASKTGTAEHGTDPRNTPPHAWYIAFAPAQGTTTDPQTTAVTPKVAIAVLVEDGGDRALAATGGSVAAPIGRQVIAAALQGAS
- a CDS encoding FtsW/RodA/SpoVE family cell cycle protein, which codes for MTTAPQTAVGPSGRGSGAVAAPPTQSTRRSAELGLLGFAAAITTTALVLVEANLERGLSWDLLGYGFAYLALFALAHMAVRRWAPYADPLLLPCVALLNGLGLVMIHRLDLVHAYNDGNTDQVGDNNATQQMLWTMVGLIALAAVLATLKDHRVLARYGYTFGIVGCVLLAIPALLPTSMSEQYGAKIWIELPFLSIQPAEAAKILLLIFFAAFLMTKRTLFRTAGRNYLGIELPRPRDLGPLLAIWGISVGVMVFEKDLGASLLFYSSFLIVLYVATARISWVLIGLALFTAGSVIAYFLFGHVRVRVQNWWDPFTDPDGAGYQMVQSLFSFATGGIFGTGLGNGQPGTVPAASTDFIIAAIGEELGLVGLAGVLMLYTIVIIRGFRTALAVRDSFGKLLAVGLSAALAMQLFIVVGGVTKLIPQTGLTTPWMSYGGSSLVANYVLLAILLRISHIARRPLSPHAPSSPAAPLADARTELIDRV